The genomic region CGAACGAAGGGCACAACATGGTTGCAGGAATTGACGACATGAGCGCAGCAGCACTCGGATTGACAACAACTTCCCTCAAAGTTACCACTCAAGACGCAGCCGAGAGAGCGATCATGGTTGTGGACGCTGCAATTCACAGGGTGAGCACGGCAAGGGCAGCACTTGGTGCTGTTCAGAACAGGCTCGAACACACCATCTCCAACCTCGGAGTTGCAGCGGAAAACCTCACAGCGGCCGAATCCAGAATCAGAGACGCAGACATGGCAAAAGAGATGATGGAATTCACCAAACAACAGATCCTGCTTCAGTCCAGTATGGCTATGCTCGCTCAGTCCAACACACTACCACAGAACGTCCTCCAGCTGATGAGATAAAAATAAACATCGTCAATTCGGGGGCATATGCCCCCTTTGTTTTTGTGCAAAAATATATGAGGAAGGAAAGAGCAGGACATAGAAATATACAACCGAGGTGAGAAGATGAGAAAATGTCTGCTTTCTGTAGCCATGATAGTGAAAGACGAAGAACACAACATAAGAAGAGCGCTTGAAAGCATAAAAGACGTCGTAGATGAAATCGTGGTGGTCGACACGGGATCCAAAGACAGAACACCAGAGATCGTGAGAGAATACACAGACAAGCTTTACTTCCACGAATGGAAAAACGATTTCTCTGAAGCGAGGAACTTTTCTTTGAAATTTCCCACCTGCGAGTGGATTCTCATTCTGGACGCTGACGAAGAAGCTTCAGAAGAGTTCAGACAAAACATCAGAAGTTTTCTGGAAAGCCTATCAGAAGATGTGAACACCGTGTATCTTCCCACAGTGAGTTATCTTGATTGGGACTTCAAAAAAACTGAAATAGCATCAACACCGAGGATCTTCAGAAACGGTACTGTTTACTATAAGAACATCGTTCACAACCAAGCGATTTATAAACCAAAGGTAGTACATGCCCCGTTCAGGATTTATCATTACGGCTACATCTGGACAAGAAAGCTCAAAAAGAAAAAGTATGAGCGAACAGGGACATTAATAAGAGAACATCTAAAGAACGTGAAAGATCCTGTAGAAAAGATATATTACCTTATTCAGCTTTACAAAACAAAGAAAATAGGTGGTAAAAAGCACGAGGAAAACAAAATCGCTTGGGAGACTCTGCAGGAAATAATGAAAATCGGGAAAATACCTGCAATAGGTCTGGAATTTCTTTATATATTCGGAATGGAGCTAATTTTGAATGGGTTCCTTGAAAAAGGAGAAGAACTCATAGATACTGCCATAAAAGCCTTTCCGGAAAATCCTGATCCTTATTTTGCAAAGCTTGCTATTTATGAGAGAAGGAAAGATTGGGAGAATCTCTATCAATGGGGAAAGAAATTTCTCGATGTTTTAAATAAAGCTTTATCGCAGGCCGAGAAGTACGAATTCACCATCACAACTATAAAAGAAATAGGAACAGCTCACCTTCTCATGTGCCACGCTTGTGTAAAGCTTAAAAAATGGAATGAAGCTTATGAACATCTACTGAAAGCGATTGAAAATGATATAGATGAGTCTAAATTCATCCTCACACTTCAAATTGTTTCAGAGATAAGCGAAAAAGAAGACTTCCAAAAGGTACTTAAATTAATCGAAAAGATCGCCGAAAACTCTGAAAACCTGTTTTTCGATGAAATAGTTGAGAAAATAGCGGAATTCGAGATTGAAGCATCCGAAAAGCTTTTGAACAAACTCCCTGTTTCAAGGAGAATCTCCAAATTCATTTTGAAGAGATTAGTAGAAAAGAAGGATTTCCTGTTCGAATACCTTACAAACGAGGACATAAACTCCTTCGTGGGAAAAACAGGTATCCCCGGACTTCTTTTCATCTTCGATCTTTTGAGAGAGAAAGAAACAGAAGGAAGACTCATCAGAATCCTCTCAAAGATCGAAGGTGATGAAAAACTTAACGGCATTATCCAGGCTCTCATCGGTGACCTGTATCTGAAACTTGGGAATTTCTCGGAAGCCATCTCAAGGTACAGAAAAACACTGGAACTGGCTCCGGAGATAGCAAGCTTCATAAAACCCGTGATAGAAGATCTGAAAACAAGACTCGACCCGGACATAGAAGGAGTTTACGAGGAATTGTACAGATACTTCTCCGGCTACAGAGAGTTTCCGTTCAACATCCTCGAATTCGCAAAAGAAGACGCAGAAAAACTGTATCTCATCTCCGATCACCCACTCGCCATCTACACCTCAGCAGTGGCTGTGTTCCAAAAAAGCAAAGAAAAAGCAAGAACGCTTCTTGAAAGAATAAAAGACATCTCAAAACTTCCATTCTACTATTACCGTCTCGCAAAAACCTGGGAAGAAGAGAATCCATTGAAAGCTTTCGAACTTCACATAAAAGCAGTGGAAGAAAACGAAAATCTGGGAGACATAGCACTTGGAAGATACAAATACAACGGGCTTTATCCGAATCAGACATTTCCGTTCATGAAAAAAGAGGATGAAATCATCTGGGTGGGAAACATAACAGAGAGATTCTCTGGTTTTGGTGCGATTCACCCTGTCAGAGCGTGGAAGAGAAAAGAAAACTTCTACTACGCGCTTCCATATCCATCAGATGAAGCCTTGAAGCTCTACAAAGAAAGAGAAAAGGAAATCATGAAAGAACCTCCATTCAAAGTGAAAGAAGAACACATAATAGAAGCTCTTCTGGAGAGCGATATAAGGGACCTGAGAATCAAAGGAGAAGCTCCTGGGATTGAGTCCGTCCTGAAAGATCTGGAAATAGAGTTGAAAGAAAACTCGAAGAACTTCCTTGTTGTTTCTGGTGTGGAAGAGACACTAGACCTGAATAAACTTGTTGAAAATGCTGAAAGAGTGCTTCTTTTCTTCTTCGTGCCTGATTTGAATGATAGAAACAACCCCGTGTGGTATTATCCTGGCTTCAGAGTATTGAGAACCACTCATCAAATGAGGAAAACTCTGGAAAATCTGAGATTCTCCGTTGTTAAAGTGAGAGCAGTTGATAAAAACCTCAGGTTCATTGAAGCCTTCAGGAGGGTCTGATTATGGACATCTTTGAAGAGATAAGAAAAAGGATAGAACAAAAAGAATTCTCGAAAGCAAAAGAACTGATTGAAAAGATAGAAGATAAAGTAGAAAGATACAATTTGCTCGGAATCATACACTACTACGAAGGTAAAATCGACGAAGCGCTCATGTTTTTCAAAAAAGCCCTCGATATCAATCCAATTCACGACGATGTTCTTTTCAACTATTCAAAGGTGCTCTTTGAAAAGGGAGAATACTTCGAATCCTGGAGGTATCTGACAAGGATCAACAGCAAAACGTGGGAAGTCTACGACATGCTTGGAGACACACAGTTGAAGCAGAACAATCCAGCGATGGCTCTTCATTACTATAAGAAGGCAATGGAACTTTCCAATATACCGGAAATGAAAGAAAAATACCAGATCTTGAAGGACCAGTTCAAAAAAGACATAAAGCTTGCCATATTTTGCCTTCCTGGTCTGGACAACTTCATAAAAGACATAGCTCAGATTTTGTCGAACATCTACGATGTGAAACTCGTAGTTACAACAGATGGGAAACAGATCCAGGAAGCTTACAACTGGGCAGATATCGTCTGGCTCGAATGGGCGAACGAAATGGCAGTGGAGATAACGAATAAACTGCCGAAGGATGGAAAAAAGATCATATGTAGATTACATGGTTACGAATCTCTTCGCAAAGATTTATTGAGTAACATCAAATGGGAGAAAGTAGATCATGTTGTTTTTGTCGCGGAAAATGTTTTGAAAACATCCCTTGAAAATTGTTCTCAACTCAAATTTGTTCCTCATTCATTGATTTGGAATGGAATAGATCTGACCAAGTTTACCTTCAAAGTGAGAAAACCTGGTTATAATCTCGTTTTTGTAGGGCATTTCAACTATAAGAAAAATCCGACTCTTGCAGTTCAAATATTAAAGAAATTGACAAATATTGATTCAAGATACAACATCTCCTGGGCGGGTCAGATGCAAGATGAAAGAATGTGGAGGTACGTTAATTACGTACTAAAAAAGATGGGAATAGAAAACAGGTTCAAATTTGATGGTTTTATAACGAATGTTAACAATTATCTTGAGAGTAAAAACATTTTTTTGTCTACAAGTATACACGAAGGGTACGGAGTAGCAATTCTTGAAGCAATGGCCAAGGGTATAAAACCAGTGATTCATAACTTCTATGTAGCTGAAGAATTTTATCCCAGAGAATATATTTTCAATACAATTGATGAAGCAATAGAAATGATATGTTCCGATGATTATGATTCTACAAAATATCGTGATTTTGTTGAACAAAATTGCTCCCTTGAAAAGCAAATTGCATCAATATTGAACATTGTCCAAACTCAAGATAACAGTAGAACAAAAAGTAAATCAATCCATAAGAAATCAAGCACAGGGAATAGTTTCGCGAAAATATGGAAAGAATACAATAAACTTGATTCTTTCACTATCATGAACGATCTTCCAGGAAAAAGTCTTAGATCAGAATTTGTAAGTTTATTAGAGCGCTTTTTTATTCTCAACAAAGCACGGATTTTAGAAGTCGGAACTGGAACAGGAGCGTTCTCAATTGAACTTGCACTCAGAGAAGCAGATGTCACTGGTATAGACATCGATCCTGCTTCTGTCGAACTAGCAACCAGGATAAGCAAGGATTATAATATTGAAAACGCTGAATTCGAAGTAGGTGATGGTTTAAAACTTACAGAATCGTTCAAGCCACAGGAGTTTGATATTGCTTTCAACATGGGAGTGGTTGAACACTTTAAAGATGACGACATAATCAAAATGTTAAAGCAAATGGGTGAAGTTGCGAAATTCGTTGTAGTAGGCGTTCCATACAGTGGTTCATTTGTTTACAAAACAGCAAAAGAAACCGCTCAAAAACTTGGTGCCTGGGAATATGGTTTTGAAAGAGACTTTTTAACCTTGGAACCTCTTATCAAACGAGCAGGTTTAATCCCTCTTCATGAAGAAGTAATAGGAGTTCTGGCAGAACCGTTTTACCTGAGAAGGATAAATCCAGAGTGGGTACCTTTAAAAATAGCTGAGAATTTGCAAAAATATTTTCAAGGTGAAAAAGTTGGTTCCTGGTTGATTTGTTTTGCAACAAAATGGCCAGGTTACGCAGATGAATTTCTGAAATTAGATGATCACAAGAAAATAAAGTTTGAAGGCAAACAAATAAGCTTATTAACTGTCCCCAAACCGCTGGTTTCTATTGTTATACCTGTTTTGAACGGAGCAAATTATGTAAAAAGACTCGTGGATAATCTTAAACAAATCGATCATGAAAATTTAGAGATTGTATTGGTTGACGATGGTTCAACTGATGGAACAGCTGATTTATTTGAAAGCCTCACAAAAGGAGAACCTAAGTTACGAGAGAAGGTTTTGATAATTAGAAATAAAGAAAACGTTGGAACCTTTCACTCAAGATTGATGGGCGTTAAACACAGTCAAGGATCATTTGTTTTCTTTCATGACATTGACGATCTTGCTTACCCCAAAGGAGTCAAAAAACTTTTGGATGATTTGCTGAATTTTCCGAACAAAAAACCATTACTCACCGTGGCAAATGCTTTGATGTCAGGAGAACAGTTCAATGGAGAAATTTGGTGCAGTGATTTTTACAAAAACATAGAAGAATTGTTTGTTTCAGAAATCACTTCTCTTTCAGGGAAAATTCCGATAATAGACACCCTTATAGAACGTATCCCTCTTCAAAAAGCTTATGAAGAACTTGCTAAAGTTCTTAGTAAAG from Thermotoga sp. Mc24 harbors:
- a CDS encoding flagellin; the encoded protein is FTGAVTSELDVKITLFTAGGSKYTIVDLTAGQATLGAVTFKWKTDVLSISDFGGALPKNEVVDSAVVRVEAIYTSASQLIFQIGANEGHNMVAGIDDMSAAALGLTTTSLKVTTQDAAERAIMVVDAAIHRVSTARAALGAVQNRLEHTISNLGVAAENLTAAESRIRDADMAKEMMEFTKQQILLQSSMAMLAQSNTLPQNVLQLMR
- a CDS encoding glycosyltransferase family 2 protein, which encodes MRKCLLSVAMIVKDEEHNIRRALESIKDVVDEIVVVDTGSKDRTPEIVREYTDKLYFHEWKNDFSEARNFSLKFPTCEWILILDADEEASEEFRQNIRSFLESLSEDVNTVYLPTVSYLDWDFKKTEIASTPRIFRNGTVYYKNIVHNQAIYKPKVVHAPFRIYHYGYIWTRKLKKKKYERTGTLIREHLKNVKDPVEKIYYLIQLYKTKKIGGKKHEENKIAWETLQEIMKIGKIPAIGLEFLYIFGMELILNGFLEKGEELIDTAIKAFPENPDPYFAKLAIYERRKDWENLYQWGKKFLDVLNKALSQAEKYEFTITTIKEIGTAHLLMCHACVKLKKWNEAYEHLLKAIENDIDESKFILTLQIVSEISEKEDFQKVLKLIEKIAENSENLFFDEIVEKIAEFEIEASEKLLNKLPVSRRISKFILKRLVEKKDFLFEYLTNEDINSFVGKTGIPGLLFIFDLLREKETEGRLIRILSKIEGDEKLNGIIQALIGDLYLKLGNFSEAISRYRKTLELAPEIASFIKPVIEDLKTRLDPDIEGVYEELYRYFSGYREFPFNILEFAKEDAEKLYLISDHPLAIYTSAVAVFQKSKEKARTLLERIKDISKLPFYYYRLAKTWEEENPLKAFELHIKAVEENENLGDIALGRYKYNGLYPNQTFPFMKKEDEIIWVGNITERFSGFGAIHPVRAWKRKENFYYALPYPSDEALKLYKEREKEIMKEPPFKVKEEHIIEALLESDIRDLRIKGEAPGIESVLKDLEIELKENSKNFLVVSGVEETLDLNKLVENAERVLLFFFVPDLNDRNNPVWYYPGFRVLRTTHQMRKTLENLRFSVVKVRAVDKNLRFIEAFRRV
- a CDS encoding glycosyltransferase, producing MDIFEEIRKRIEQKEFSKAKELIEKIEDKVERYNLLGIIHYYEGKIDEALMFFKKALDINPIHDDVLFNYSKVLFEKGEYFESWRYLTRINSKTWEVYDMLGDTQLKQNNPAMALHYYKKAMELSNIPEMKEKYQILKDQFKKDIKLAIFCLPGLDNFIKDIAQILSNIYDVKLVVTTDGKQIQEAYNWADIVWLEWANEMAVEITNKLPKDGKKIICRLHGYESLRKDLLSNIKWEKVDHVVFVAENVLKTSLENCSQLKFVPHSLIWNGIDLTKFTFKVRKPGYNLVFVGHFNYKKNPTLAVQILKKLTNIDSRYNISWAGQMQDERMWRYVNYVLKKMGIENRFKFDGFITNVNNYLESKNIFLSTSIHEGYGVAILEAMAKGIKPVIHNFYVAEEFYPREYIFNTIDEAIEMICSDDYDSTKYRDFVEQNCSLEKQIASILNIVQTQDNSRTKSKSIHKKSSTGNSFAKIWKEYNKLDSFTIMNDLPGKSLRSEFVSLLERFFILNKARILEVGTGTGAFSIELALREADVTGIDIDPASVELATRISKDYNIENAEFEVGDGLKLTESFKPQEFDIAFNMGVVEHFKDDDIIKMLKQMGEVAKFVVVGVPYSGSFVYKTAKETAQKLGAWEYGFERDFLTLEPLIKRAGLIPLHEEVIGVLAEPFYLRRINPEWVPLKIAENLQKYFQGEKVGSWLICFATKWPGYADEFLKLDDHKKIKFEGKQISLLTVPKPLVSIVIPVLNGANYVKRLVDNLKQIDHENLEIVLVDDGSTDGTADLFESLTKGEPKLREKVLIIRNKENVGTFHSRLMGVKHSQGSFVFFHDIDDLAYPKGVKKLLDDLLNFPNKKPLLTVANALMSGEQFNGEIWCSDFYKNIEELFVSEITSLSGKIPIIDTLIERIPLQKAYEELAKVLSKVGIIKMTIAEDTILANYLLLEHFVEKMIPTFYIFRGYEVGNLQSSSKKLLERIKQIPIHIAFLMVMSQKEKLFDKATLNQLENTVKQSAVRIYGQELGLKFFENYLEFKRRFSSILL